The Rubripirellula reticaptiva DNA window CGCAGCAGTCGCGTTGCCAGATGTGATGGCCGGCAATTGAGCCAAGACTTCCTCGGCCTCACCATCGCAACTTGCCAGCGCTAAGACAGCATCAGCTTGTTCACTGCTGATTTCTGCGACGCGGCACATTTCTTCGTGCGTTTTTTCGCGCCCAATCTTGGTCAGTTTGTCCAGGCTACGCAGCACCGGCACGGTCTTATCGGCCAGACCGTGTTGATCCAACAATCCAGACAAAATGGTGCGGTTGTTGATGCTGATCGTGAACCGGTCGAACCCGATCGCCTCAAGTAGTTGATTGATAACCGCAACAGCCTCGATGTCGGCCAAAACGGATGTCGTGCCGATGGTGTCAAAATCGCATTGCACGAATTCGCGGTAACGTCCCGCCTGCGGATTCTCGCCCCGCCATACTGGCGCGATGTGATAACGTTTGAATGGAGTTCCCAGCGTGCCGATGTGCTGGGCTGCAAACCGAGCGAGTGGTACGGTCAAGTCAAACCGCATGCCGACGTCACGTCCGCCGTTGTCTTGGAATCGGTAAATTTGCCGATCGGTTTCGTCGCTTCCCTTGCCCGACAGAATCTCTAAGTACTCGAGCACCGGCGTATCGATCGGCGCAAACCCAAACGACCGGAATACCGTCCGCGCCGTCTGCATCATCTGCTCGCGAGGAATCATCACAGCGGGCAAGTAGTCGCGAAAGCCTTTTAAGGTACGAGGTTGAATCAGCGACATGGGATGGGGGACTCGGCAGTAGGCCAGAAAACAACCTGGCAAAGGATCGAACGGATGACGGAACACTGGAACAGTGCGTGCTGCTTAAGCAATCGGCAATCCCGACGGCTTTCGGCTTCTTAGCGAGTGTTCGGGTTTACGATCGGCCTCGGGAAACTGAGGACCGAAGAGCGCGTCGGCGTATTCGTCGATTTGTTCGGGGCTCTCGAAATATTTTTCGTAACACCAATCGTCTTCGAACTCACATTCCGCCGTCGTGTAGTCGCGACAAATCTGTGGGCGAGTTTCGTAAATGCCGCACATGTAATCGTCTCGCAAGTGCTTACACGTCGTGTGGACCAGCAAGTACCAAGTCGTGTCGTCAACAAACAAGCTAGCCCGGTCGTGCAGCAAGTACCAACGCATGAAATCGTAATCGCGACGAACGTCGGGTTCATCGATTGCCAACGCAAAGTAGTGACAGCACTTGGCCGTGCAGTGTTCACACAAGTTCTCGGATTTCGGATAGTCGCTGCGTCGGCGTTTGGTCGGAGGCGAGATGGTTGACATGCTGTTAGATTCCAAAACGGCTGGCAGAGTGATCGATGACCGCTAATTGCCCAAGACATAAATTGCGTAGAACCACAAATTGCCTAGAATAATGGGCGGCAGTAGGGAAACGGTAACAAAGCCACAAACCGGATCAAGCCCCGTGCCAATTCAGCCCGATTCTGCCCCTATAACTCTGGTCGACGGGCAGCAGCGCCACGAGAACTCCCCCCAAACGCGACATCCCGGGGTCGGCAAAAACGACGTTCCATAGAATACTGTGTCCAGATGGCCGATCACCCGATGCGGCCAGCGTCATTGTTTGGGAGTTCGCAATACTGTGGAAGTCGTCATTACCGCCCTCGGTCCCGACAACGTTGGATTGGCCGATCCGATCATTCACCACGTCACAGGACGGGGGGCACGGATCGCGGAAATCCAGATGTATGACCACGACGAAGAACAACTGTTCGCGATGATTTGTCGGATCGACATTCCACCGAACGAGTACGAACCGCTGGTCGACGCGATGCGGCAAATCGGCGACCACACCAAACTTGCGATCCGAGTCTGGGGCAGCCAACGACACCCCGGCAAGAAACCTCGCGTCGCGGTCTGTGGAACGTATGTCGAACACACACCGCGCGCCGTTTTAGAAGCGATCGCCGACGGAACGATCGATGCCGAAGCAGCGGTGCTGATCAGCAACCGAAAAAAGCTGGCACCACTGGCCGCCGAGTTTGACATCCCGTTCCGAATGATTGGTGATGCCCAAGGCAGTGCTGATGATTCACAAATGGTGGTCGCACTCGACGAGTTCGACGTCGACTACATCGTGCTGGCCCGGTACATGCGCGTCTTGCCGCCATCGACTTGTTGGCAGTACGCGGGGGGGCGGATCATCAACCTGCACCACGGATTGCTGCCTGGGTTCCCAGGATTTCGTCCCTACCATGATGCCTTCGCCGCTCGGATGCTGACCTTTGGCGCCACGTGCCACTTCATCATTCCCGAACTCGACGCAGGCAACCAAACGATCAACCAACGAACCTTCTCGGTCGCACCAGGTACATCGCTCGAAACGATCATCGAAAAGGGCGGCCGAGAAAACGAGCCCGCATGCTTGGTCGAAGGCGTGCGCCGAGTCGTCAATCGCGAAGTCTATCTGCACTTCCACCGAGTCGTCGCAAGAGCGCAGGTCTGAATACGAACGCTGGCGGTAATGGATCTTGTCGACGATGAACGAAGCACCAGCATCAACCGGTTTCCGCTGCCTTTTCTTCTGCTGAACTTGCCTTCAAATACCGAGGCACCAATTCCATCGGGCTGACGAAATCGCCTTTGGCTGCGGCTAGCAGCCCCAGCAGTCCGACGCCGATCGCGTCACAGGCAGGCTCCATGCGTCGATCGGCCAGGGCACCAAATGGCTTGGCGTCACCGGCGATCGAAAGTGTCCCGGATTGAAAACTAACGTCACGATTGAGGTCCCCTTGGAACTCTGCCATCGGCCGAACTCGCACGTCGTCCGGCAGTGCTGACCATCCCGACAAATCCGAGTCGATCGGCGGCAACAAGGTTGCGCGTTGGAAACGGCCTTCAAAAACTTGTCCTCGATAGGCATCCAAAGCGACCAGAATCTCGTCAATCGAAGGATTCGCGTCGAACTGGGCAGCCGCGATCGCAGCCAACGAATCGACCGCGACAAGGCGGACGTGCAGGGCATAACTCAACGTCTTTGCCGTCGTCACGCCAATTCGAAGTCCGGTGAACGATCCAGGACCAGCGGCAATCGATATGAGTTGAATCCGCTGTTCTGAACCCCGCGATCCGGAAACAGGTCCCCGCAAATCGGAAATAACTGATTCGATCACGGTTGTAATCGTTGCGGCAGATCGACGCGTTGGGTCGAGTGAGACGGATCGAACGGGGCAATCATTGGAAAAAAGCGCCACCGACCCCGCTCTTGATGTCGTCTCGATTGCCAATTGCAGGCTATGCTTAACGTCCAAGTTGGTCGCAAAGGAATCCATGTCTGTGGGATTGCCGGTCATTTTTGATTAACTCTACAATTACGTTTTGCCCGACTCGGCCAAACCAAACCCCATCGAAGCCCCAGGAATTCACCGGTGAAGCGAGCGTTGATCAGCGACATCCATGGAAACCTCGAAGCTCTCGAGGCGGTGCTGGCGGACATTGATGTCATGTCGGTTGACGAAATTTATTGCTTGGGCGATATCATCGGCTATGGTCCTAATCCTTGCGAGTGCCTTGATTTGGTCATTCGGCACTGCAAAGCCACGATTCTAGGGAATCACGATCAAGCGGCCCTGTTTGATCCAGATGGGTTCAATCCGATGGCACTTCAGGCGATTTATTGGACTCGCGACCAACTTGATAACGGCCCTGGCTCGTCGGCGCAAATCAACAAGCGATGGGACTTCCTTGGCGAACTTCCACGCCAAGTCGATGAAGGCGAGTTCAAATTCGTCCACGGTTCCCCGCGTGACCCCACCAACGAGTACGTATTCCCTGAATACGTCTTTGACACTCGAAAAATGGAAATCTTATTCGGCAAGGTTTCCCAGTTTTGCTTCATGGGGCACACACACCTTCCCGGTGTATTTACCACAGAATGCGAATTCATTTCCCCTGATGAATGCGACCATCACTACAAACTTGGTCGCGAAAAGGTGCTAGCCAACGTTGGCAGCGTCGGTCAACCACGCGATGACAATAACAAGTCGTGTTACGTCATTTTAGACACCGATGAAAATTCACTGACGTATCGCCGCGTCGATTACGATCGTGACAAAACGGCCAACAAGATTTACAACATTCCTGATCTGTCCGACGCGCTGGGCGATCGCCTGAAGCACGGACGTTGATGTGACAAGAACCGCCATCCTAAGTGATATCCACGGAAACTTAGCCGCACTCGAAGCCGTTATGGAAGACGTTCGCGGCGAAAATGTGGATCGCATCGTTTGTTTAGGTGATGTGATCGGTTACGGCCCGTCGCCATGCGAATGCCTCGATCAGGTCATGGAATTTGATTTCTGCGTCTTGGGTAACCACGACAGCAGCGCGTTATTCGATCCGGAAGGATTCAATATCGCCGCCGAACAAGCCATCTTTTGGACTCGTTCGCAGATCGAATGCGGTCAAGACGGCCCCGAAGCCAGCCAGCGGCGGATGAAATATCTGTGCTCGTTGCCGCGATTGGTCGACGAAGGCGACACCATGTTCGTTCACGGATCGCCACGCAGCCCAACCAACGAATACGTCTTTCCCGAAGACACGCAAAACATCAAGAAGATGGAAAAGCTGTTCTCGCTGGTCACTCACCTGTGTTTCCAAGGACACACTCACGTCCCAGGCGTCTTCACCAGCGATCTGCGATTCATCCGCCCCATCGACACGGGTTTCGGATACTCTGTCGCCGACAAGACTCAGCGATTGCTGGTCAACGTAGGCAGTGTGGGACAACCACGTGACGGCGATTCAAGAAGTTGCTACGTCATCTACGATGACGAGAAACTTGAATTCCGTCGAGTCGTGTACGACATTGAACGAACGGTCAAGGCAATTGAAGCCGAACCTGATCTCGATGATCTTTTGGGCTATCGCCTTCGCGAAGGTCGATAATGGCGATTCATCTTGGTGAATTGTGCCACCACGCCCGTACGTTTGACCGCCTTCGCTTCATTTTTATACATTGATTGACGAACGCGGCAAAGTCACTGGTCGTACACGTCAACGCCAAACGATTGCAGCTTGTTGACCTGCTGCGTCTTGGCTTTTTCGTCGATCGGGTTTTCACCTAGATAAACGTCCAAGTACGGCGCGAAACGGCGATCGCCCTCGGCATCTTTCCGGCACATTTTCACCAACGGCGAAAGGTCTTTGACCTTGTTGCGCGACATCATCAATATGTCCAACTCGTGAAGTTCGGTAAGCGATTCAAGCGATTCAACTTCGTTTCCGGTGATATCCAGCGTCGTTAACCAACCAAACTTGCGGATCGGCGACAGGTTACTGATCTGATTCTGCGAAAGATCGAGTGACCAAACCTTCGTTAGTGACGAAAGCGACTCGATCGACTTCAACTGGTTATTCGCGACATACAGTGTTCGCAGATTAGACATTTCCTTGATCGGCGCCAGATCGTCAATCTGGTTCTTTGACAAATCTAACAATTGCATCGCCACCAATCCTTGGAGTGGCTTGATGTCGCGAATTTTGTTGCCGGCTAGTGTTACCGACTGCAACCGTTTCAGTTCGGCGATCGGCGTCAAATCTTTGATTTGGTTATTCTCGAAGTCGATCAACATCAGAGCCTTGCAGTGCTCTAGCCCCGAAAGATCGGCGATTTCTTTGCCTTTACCGACCACTCGCGAAATGTTGGCCACATCGCTCGCCACGATCGGATCGCTGGAATTTCGCTTCGCGTAGACTTCGGCGCGAACCGCTGCTTCTAGGTTTTTATCCTTGAAGATTGAAACAGGCGCCGCAGACTTTTCTTTCTTTGCGGGATCTGCTTTGGCGGGATCGTCAGCTTTCGCAGGGGGTGACTCACAAACAAACATTGCGAGACTGGTAAGCAGCAGAAACGCTGCGAGAGAGTTGAGCGAGATTCGCATGGCAATTTGGTGAGATTCATAGGAAGGAAGTTGGGACGAACAACTTCCCTCCATTCTAATTGCCAGGCGGGCTGGCGTGAATCAACCCAGTTTTTGACTAGCGATCGCGTGGATCGGTCAAACCGTCAGCCAGACGCCGCAATGCTTCGGTCTCGATTTGTCGAACCCGCTCGCGGGTCAGTCCCATTTCGGCGCCGATCTCTTTCAGTGTTTTTGGCTCGTCGCCGTCCAAGCCGAAGCGAAGTTTCAAAACCGTCGCCTCGCGATCTTCCAAGTCACCTAGCAAACTCATCGCGTGACGCAGGATGTCGTGGTCGAGCATCTCTTCGTCGGGAGCCTTGACTCGGTCGTCCATCACCATTTCGCCCAGCGACCACCCCGATTCGGACTGATCACTTTGCGGGGTGCTGTTACTGATGCGGATTGCTTTGCGAATGATTGGCAACTTCTTTTTCGGCAGGCCCAACATTCGTGCCACTTCTTCGTTGGTTGGCGTGCGACCGAGCTCTTCGTTCAACCGAGCGGTTGCGCGTCGCCACTTGCTAAGCAATTCGACCATGTAAGCAGGAATGCGAATTGTTTTGGAACTGTTGATCAGAGCGCGTTTGATGGACTGTTTAATCCAGTAACTTGCATAGGTACTAAAACGCGTTCCCACACTTGGGTCGAAGCCTTCGACAGCGCGAAGCAACCCGAGATTGCCTTCTTCGATCAAGTCTTGCAGGCCTAGCCCTTTGCCGGTGTAGCCACGAGCAATGTTGACGACCAACCGGAGGTTTGCGCGAACCATTCGGTCGCGTGCCATCACGTCGCCTTGAGCGATTCGCCCGGCGAGCTCCTGTTCGTCAGCGGCGGTCAACAACGCCGTTTCGTTGATTTCTCGGAGATAAGTTTCCAAGGGCGATTGCGCCGACCGAGATGTTGTCGGGGTCTTGCGCCGTGTATTGGAAACGGCTTCTTTTAGCTCGGCGTCTTCAGGATTGACGGCGGTTTCGAAATGACTCATGGATTAATCGCCACGCAAGAATCGCTGGGACCGACTCAGCGATTGTTGAGATGTCGACGTTGCACTGGTGCACGCGGTCACGTGGAGGAAAACCGCGGCGGCATCATCGGATCAATCGATCAAGAGCGAGTCCCAAACCAGGGAGATGGATTGGGTGAACAAACATCTCATCGGCAAGTCAGATCACCCGACTGCAACTGCCGGCCAAGCAAACCGCCTGTGCCGCCCATTCCGATCGAACGGGTTGCCACAATCGCAACGCACTTCGGTCGACCAACCAGGAAACCAGACGTATCGCAAAGAGACGCCATTTCCATAAAAAGCCCAAAACTAGCATCGCAGACAAGTAAAATCCACAGCCACTCCATCGTGCACCGTAAAGTCGCATTGACTACAATCGATGCATGAACACTTGGAAATCGCAAACCACAGGGCGAAACGATGACCAACAGTGGATGGCTAACCAGTGGCCGATTGTGGCGGTTATACGAAAGCCGATCAGATGAGCCAGACACCTCGTGAACCATCATCTTGGTATAAACTCAGTTCGTCGCTTGCTAACGCGTTAAGGGACAACGACGAGACGACCTCTGCGAGCATTGAGGACTTATTGCGTCACCAGGGCGATGAGTCATGGCTCAAGAAGGTCAACAAGTCTCGCGTCGCTTCGATTCTTAAACTGCTCGAGCGAACCATCCGTCCGGGCAGCACGCGTTCAATCAACGAAACCGACGGCAAGCAATTGCCGCTAACCGTGCCAGCGACTGTCGGCCGGTTTGCGATTGGCGAACTGGTGGGCGAAGGCAGTTTCGGCGCCGTCCACCGCGCCTTTGATACGGTTCTCCAGCGTGATGTTGCCGTGAAAGCAGTCGCATTGAGACCGGGACTTCAAACGGCCGATGATGACTATCGATTGAATGAAGCGCGGGCTGCCGCCAAACTGAATCATCCCAACTTGGTTCCGCTATTCGAAGTGCTCACGGACGAAACCGGTGTCTACCTCGTATCCGAGTTTTGCGACGGGCCAACGTTAGCGGATTACTTGATCGAAGACGGTTCATCGATGAGACCGTCTTGGGCAGCCGAAATCACTTTGAAACTTAGCAAGGCGATTGCGTACGCGCACGGTCGCGGGCTTGTTCACCGAGACATCAAACCCAGCAACGTGCTGCTGTCGCCGGAGCGCGCGGCTGACGATCTGCTGCCCTTCACGCCTCGACTCACCGATTTCGGCTTGGTCCTGGATATCGACAAGGAAGCTAGTCAACAACGCAACAACCGGTTGGCCGGAACGATTCTGTACATGTCACCTGAACAGATCCGAGGCGACCAGAACGCAAATGCATGCAGCGGAGACATCTACGCACTTGGCCTGTTGCTGTACCGGATGCTAGCCGGAAAAATGCCGTACCGATCGGATTCAACTGCAAAACTCTTCCACGAGATCTGCGTAACACCGATTGATCGGATTGAAGAATCCGAACTCACAATTCCGACGGATCTGCATGCAATCTATTTGAAGGCGTTAGAAAAAGATCCGTCCAAGCGATACTTGTCAGCACAGGAAATGGCGAATGATTTGCTACGTTTCCGTGACGGTCGCGAAGTCTTGGCACGCCCGCGTTCGCGGTCAGAGCGAATATGGCGGGGCTTGCGAGGCGAACCGGTCGTTTCAAGTCTCGCTGCGACTCTGGTCTGTTTGATCGTCGCTGGGATCCTGTTGTTCGGTTGGAACAACCAACAATTGCGTCAACATAGCATCGCCCTTTCGAAGGCTCTCGATGCTGCATCGCAGAGTAAAAGCAAAGCCATCGAAATTGCATTTCGATCTGACATGCAAGATGCGTTCGCGGCAATCAGCAACCACGA harbors:
- the tsaB gene encoding tRNA (adenosine(37)-N6)-threonylcarbamoyltransferase complex dimerization subunit type 1 TsaB, translating into MTGNPTDMDSFATNLDVKHSLQLAIETTSRAGSVALFSNDCPVRSVSLDPTRRSAATITTVIESVISDLRGPVSGSRGSEQRIQLISIAAGPGSFTGLRIGVTTAKTLSYALHVRLVAVDSLAAIAAAQFDANPSIDEILVALDAYRGQVFEGRFQRATLLPPIDSDLSGWSALPDDVRVRPMAEFQGDLNRDVSFQSGTLSIAGDAKPFGALADRRMEPACDAIGVGLLGLLAAAKGDFVSPMELVPRYLKASSAEEKAAETG
- a CDS encoding YkgJ family cysteine cluster protein, which codes for MSTISPPTKRRRSDYPKSENLCEHCTAKCCHYFALAIDEPDVRRDYDFMRWYLLHDRASLFVDDTTWYLLVHTTCKHLRDDYMCGIYETRPQICRDYTTAECEFEDDWCYEKYFESPEQIDEYADALFGPQFPEADRKPEHSLRSRKPSGLPIA
- a CDS encoding sigma-70 family RNA polymerase sigma factor, with product MSHFETAVNPEDAELKEAVSNTRRKTPTTSRSAQSPLETYLREINETALLTAADEQELAGRIAQGDVMARDRMVRANLRLVVNIARGYTGKGLGLQDLIEEGNLGLLRAVEGFDPSVGTRFSTYASYWIKQSIKRALINSSKTIRIPAYMVELLSKWRRATARLNEELGRTPTNEEVARMLGLPKKKLPIIRKAIRISNSTPQSDQSESGWSLGEMVMDDRVKAPDEEMLDHDILRHAMSLLGDLEDREATVLKLRFGLDGDEPKTLKEIGAEMGLTRERVRQIETEALRRLADGLTDPRDR
- the hisS gene encoding histidine--tRNA ligase, which encodes MIQPRTLKGFRDYLPAVMIPREQMMQTARTVFRSFGFAPIDTPVLEYLEILSGKGSDETDRQIYRFQDNGGRDVGMRFDLTVPLARFAAQHIGTLGTPFKRYHIAPVWRGENPQAGRYREFVQCDFDTIGTTSVLADIEAVAVINQLLEAIGFDRFTISINNRTILSGLLDQHGLADKTVPVLRSLDKLTKIGREKTHEEMCRVAEISSEQADAVLALASCDGEAEEVLAQLPAITSGNATAAAGIERLTEIYRGALASGVPARRLKLDVSIARGLDYYTGVIFETTLDDLPEIGSICSGGRYDNLAGLYTKQHLPGIGASLGLDRLLAAMEQLNLLPDASTPAPVLIAYFDETHRDDYLKMAANLRLAGIGTEVYPEPKKLGAQLKYADSRGFTAAIVAGGNEWAESRCQVKTLATKQGADVAYTHDNPDALVAAVQAILQV
- a CDS encoding formyltransferase family protein; this translates as MEVVITALGPDNVGLADPIIHHVTGRGARIAEIQMYDHDEEQLFAMICRIDIPPNEYEPLVDAMRQIGDHTKLAIRVWGSQRHPGKKPRVAVCGTYVEHTPRAVLEAIADGTIDAEAAVLISNRKKLAPLAAEFDIPFRMIGDAQGSADDSQMVVALDEFDVDYIVLARYMRVLPPSTCWQYAGGRIINLHHGLLPGFPGFRPYHDAFAARMLTFGATCHFIIPELDAGNQTINQRTFSVAPGTSLETIIEKGGRENEPACLVEGVRRVVNREVYLHFHRVVARAQV
- a CDS encoding leucine-rich repeat domain-containing protein, whose product is MRISLNSLAAFLLLTSLAMFVCESPPAKADDPAKADPAKKEKSAAPVSIFKDKNLEAAVRAEVYAKRNSSDPIVASDVANISRVVGKGKEIADLSGLEHCKALMLIDFENNQIKDLTPIAELKRLQSVTLAGNKIRDIKPLQGLVAMQLLDLSKNQIDDLAPIKEMSNLRTLYVANNQLKSIESLSSLTKVWSLDLSQNQISNLSPIRKFGWLTTLDITGNEVESLESLTELHELDILMMSRNKVKDLSPLVKMCRKDAEGDRRFAPYLDVYLGENPIDEKAKTQQVNKLQSFGVDVYDQ
- a CDS encoding metallophosphoesterase family protein, encoding MKRALISDIHGNLEALEAVLADIDVMSVDEIYCLGDIIGYGPNPCECLDLVIRHCKATILGNHDQAALFDPDGFNPMALQAIYWTRDQLDNGPGSSAQINKRWDFLGELPRQVDEGEFKFVHGSPRDPTNEYVFPEYVFDTRKMEILFGKVSQFCFMGHTHLPGVFTTECEFISPDECDHHYKLGREKVLANVGSVGQPRDDNNKSCYVILDTDENSLTYRRVDYDRDKTANKIYNIPDLSDALGDRLKHGR
- a CDS encoding metallophosphoesterase family protein; amino-acid sequence: MTRTAILSDIHGNLAALEAVMEDVRGENVDRIVCLGDVIGYGPSPCECLDQVMEFDFCVLGNHDSSALFDPEGFNIAAEQAIFWTRSQIECGQDGPEASQRRMKYLCSLPRLVDEGDTMFVHGSPRSPTNEYVFPEDTQNIKKMEKLFSLVTHLCFQGHTHVPGVFTSDLRFIRPIDTGFGYSVADKTQRLLVNVGSVGQPRDGDSRSCYVIYDDEKLEFRRVVYDIERTVKAIEAEPDLDDLLGYRLREGR